In a single window of the Pontibacter russatus genome:
- a CDS encoding NAD(P)/FAD-dependent oxidoreductase, with protein MKYDFIVVGHGLAGAILSYTLRKRGHQVLVIDEPRPSSASRVAAGLLNPVAGKRFAKSWMADEFIPAADAFYAELEARFGQELFTHKPIYKIFSSIEEQNTWMARSGNEGWNDFILGTYTQRTGQPDIHDPYGGLMIGRAGNLLVETMLHLLTEELLAQGLLLPERFEMDELQLTSQGVKYKEYEARHLVFCEGFQVIHNPYFRWLPVQPTKGEVLEVQAQNFNPECIYNKAVYVVPIGGSRFLVGATYDWREPDEQPSAEGRQELATRFSQITSQHFSITNHRAGIRPAVRDRKPLVGVHPQYPQLSVFNGMGSKGVLMAPYLAQHFAAALAGEAEVMPDIRISRYLSLYYDYIKPQNTQP; from the coding sequence ATGAAATACGATTTTATAGTGGTTGGGCACGGCCTGGCTGGCGCCATACTAAGCTATACCTTACGCAAGCGCGGCCATCAGGTGCTGGTCATCGACGAGCCCCGGCCGAGCAGCGCCTCGCGGGTGGCAGCCGGTTTGCTGAACCCCGTCGCCGGGAAGCGCTTTGCCAAGTCGTGGATGGCCGACGAGTTTATACCTGCCGCCGACGCTTTTTACGCGGAGCTGGAGGCGCGTTTCGGGCAGGAACTCTTCACCCACAAACCGATCTATAAAATCTTCTCCTCCATCGAAGAACAGAACACCTGGATGGCCAGGAGCGGCAACGAGGGCTGGAATGATTTTATACTCGGCACCTACACGCAGCGCACCGGGCAGCCGGACATTCACGACCCTTACGGCGGCCTCATGATTGGCCGGGCCGGCAACCTGTTGGTGGAGACTATGCTGCACCTGCTGACGGAGGAACTGCTGGCACAGGGGCTGCTGCTGCCGGAGCGGTTTGAGATGGACGAACTGCAGCTCACTTCGCAGGGAGTAAAATACAAAGAGTACGAGGCGCGTCACCTTGTTTTCTGCGAGGGATTTCAGGTGATACACAACCCGTACTTTCGGTGGCTGCCGGTGCAGCCCACCAAGGGCGAGGTGCTGGAGGTGCAGGCGCAGAATTTTAACCCCGAATGCATCTATAACAAAGCCGTTTACGTTGTTCCGATAGGAGGGAGCAGGTTTTTGGTCGGGGCCACCTACGACTGGCGGGAGCCTGACGAGCAGCCTAGCGCGGAAGGACGGCAGGAACTCGCCACCCGCTTCAGCCAGATCACTTCACAGCATTTTAGCATTACTAACCACCGGGCTGGCATCCGGCCAGCCGTGCGCGACCGGAAACCGCTGGTGGGGGTGCACCCACAGTACCCGCAGCTGAGCGTTTTCAACGGCATGGGGTCGAAGGGGGTGCTGATGGCGCCTTACCTGGCGCAGCACTTCGCCGCCGCCCTGGCCGGTGAGGCAGAAGTGATGCCTGACATACGAATTTCAAGGTATTTATCGTTATATTACGACTATATAAAACCACAAAACACTCAACCCTAA
- a CDS encoding MBL fold metallo-hydrolase, with amino-acid sequence MNVTCLTFNPFQENTYLLHDDTRECVVIDPGCYEKAEHEQLKQYIAENSLKVVRLLNTHCHIDHVLGNKFVADTYSVGLEIHPQDEQTLRAVPTYAPAYGFPLYAEVLPTSFLEEGDRVKFGNTELQVFFTPGHAPGHIVFYNGPEKICIGGDVLFQGSIGRTDLPGGDFDTLITSIREKMFALPDDVTVYPGHGPETTIGYEKRHNPFLR; translated from the coding sequence ATGAACGTTACCTGCCTTACCTTTAACCCGTTCCAGGAAAACACCTACCTGCTGCACGACGACACCCGCGAGTGCGTGGTGATAGACCCAGGCTGCTATGAGAAAGCAGAGCACGAGCAGCTAAAGCAGTACATAGCAGAAAACAGCCTGAAGGTGGTGCGCCTCCTGAACACCCACTGCCATATAGACCACGTGCTGGGCAACAAGTTTGTGGCCGACACCTACAGCGTGGGCCTGGAGATTCACCCGCAGGATGAGCAGACGCTGCGCGCCGTGCCCACCTACGCCCCGGCATATGGCTTTCCGCTGTATGCGGAGGTGTTGCCGACAAGCTTTCTGGAAGAGGGCGACCGTGTGAAGTTCGGGAACACGGAGCTGCAGGTGTTCTTTACGCCGGGCCATGCACCGGGCCATATCGTGTTTTACAACGGGCCGGAGAAAATCTGCATCGGGGGCGATGTGCTGTTCCAGGGCAGCATCGGCCGCACCGATTTGCCCGGCGGCGATTTCGACACGCTCATCACCAGCATCAGAGAAAAGATGTTCGCCCTGCCCGACGACGTGACGGTATATCCGGGCCACGGCCCCGAGACCACCATCGGCTACGAAAAAAGGCATAACCCCTTCCTGCGCTAA
- the pssA gene encoding CDP-diacylglycerol--serine O-phosphatidyltransferase: protein MKKHIPNAITCLNLFAGCLALYFAFEGQLVYTAYLVGVAAVFDFLDGMVARVLKAYSEIGKQLDSLADMVSFGVVPGTIMFVLLQRADAEVLGIPAYIVAFFGFLITIFSALRLAKFNIDTRQTTSFIGLPTPACTLFVASLPLILRYGDLIHYEIILNPLVLLVLTVLLSFLLVAELPLFALKFTNLTWQDNSVRFIFLGLSVILVALLKFAAIPLIIVLYILLSIIKKTSQSS from the coding sequence ATGAAAAAGCACATCCCCAACGCCATCACCTGCCTCAACCTGTTCGCGGGCTGCCTGGCGCTCTACTTCGCCTTCGAGGGCCAGTTGGTCTATACGGCTTATCTGGTGGGCGTTGCCGCCGTGTTCGATTTCCTGGACGGGATGGTGGCGCGCGTGCTGAAGGCCTACTCCGAAATCGGCAAGCAACTGGACTCGCTGGCGGATATGGTGTCCTTTGGGGTGGTGCCGGGCACTATCATGTTTGTGCTGCTGCAGCGGGCCGATGCGGAAGTGCTGGGCATTCCCGCCTATATAGTGGCCTTCTTCGGTTTTCTGATCACCATTTTCTCGGCGCTGCGGCTGGCTAAGTTCAACATCGACACGCGCCAGACCACCTCGTTTATCGGATTGCCTACTCCGGCCTGCACACTCTTCGTGGCCTCGCTGCCGCTTATCCTGCGCTACGGCGACCTCATCCATTACGAAATCATCCTGAACCCGCTGGTGCTGCTGGTGCTTACGGTGCTGCTCTCGTTTCTGTTAGTGGCCGAGCTGCCGCTGTTCGCCCTCAAGTTCACGAACCTGACGTGGCAGGACAACTCGGTGCGGTTTATTTTCCTTGGTTTGTCGGTTATCTTGGTGGCTCTTCTTAAATTCGCAGCGATACCCCTGATTATCGTGTTGTATATACTTTTGTCCATCATCAAAAAAACATCCCAATCCTCATGA
- the purS gene encoding phosphoribosylformylglycinamidine synthase subunit PurS, giving the protein MKFVAEIDIMPRPELLDPQGKAVLLGLEHLGLDQVNDVRIGKHITLQLEAETEDIAREKVEKACNKLLANLIMESFTYELRQA; this is encoded by the coding sequence ATGAAATTTGTCGCTGAAATAGATATAATGCCCCGCCCCGAACTACTCGACCCACAGGGAAAAGCCGTGCTGCTGGGCCTGGAGCACCTGGGCCTGGACCAGGTGAACGACGTGCGCATCGGCAAGCACATTACGCTGCAACTGGAAGCGGAGACGGAGGACATTGCGCGCGAGAAAGTGGAGAAAGCCTGCAACAAGCTCCTGGCAAACCTCATCATGGAGTCGTTTACCTACGAGCTGCGGCAGGCCTGA
- the porU gene encoding type IX secretion system sortase PorU encodes MMMRPPRLAYVCALFLLCLLTTAQAQAPTATVTLQWQGQAAVLPTHHPSGKVPTFTGASVDAVEGLPYFRLQLPGVHASNFQLKDTQYQAFTPEEQKLLDIYKFLSEPQVYINPATQHRQPVSLITILPIRRNPNSNQLEKLVRFRYSYTANGTNTTQARTASASSFAANSVLRSGEWYKLAVTASGIYKIDKSVLQALGLNTQNIDPKKLQVYGNGGGMLPQPNSAPRPDDLQENAIVVAGEADGKFDDGDYALFYAQGPHTWAYDTTQQQFRHTYNLYSDTAYYFLRVNYEAGLRVGTRAPAPGATQTISTYEEHLFHEQDLKNMVYSGREWYGEEFSSFSASRDISFAVSDVAPNSEVQLTAALMANSPAACSFTVNLNGQELGSQSIPSRGTYDYHPEGTNSTITYTLNQQALGNATDYKVNLAFGTGGSSTSLGYLNYLELIYKRQLKLYGEQTSFRSVASLAAPVSAFSIAGAPAAATVWDVTNPQHPEAQQLSNGTFSAPTAILREFVVFDGSSISAKPTAVGKVPNQNLHSVNADGSLDFVIVAHPAFLQEANRLAAHRAQHSNLQVQVFTPQQIYNEFSSGAQDVTAIRDFMRLVHSRSGKRGDDVLYLLLFGDASYDYKNRIRNNTNFVPIYESRESLHPINSYSSEDYFGFLDEEEGEWAENTLGDHLLDIGIGRLPVKSAAEAATAVNKIIAYDSPAHFGSWRSRITFVADDGDRNEHQDDAEYLARYVENNFPTYTPNKVYIDLYPQQAVSNGQRVPEATEAVNRAVEQGSLIINYTGHGNEVSLAAEQILTLPQVNNWTNKDKLTFFLTATCEFGRYDDPTRVSAAETALLLEGGGAVGLVTTTRPVYSTDNRVLNRNFFKFALTPLNGRMPRLGDLVLRTKNNSITDSIGGSTGVNNRNFSLLSDPSMQLAYPALQAQITHINGTATTTDTLSALSKVTLKGHIAATNGSVASGFSGDLHLTVYEKPTTRYTLGDESSQKVPVQVRENIIYDGKATVQQGQFETTFVVPKDIAYDYGSGKISLYASNSTTDAMGANQSIVIGGTATNVPADNLPPTVKLYMDDESFVHGGSTGSTTTLLANLFDDNGINTAGMGIGHEITAILDENPDNLIVLNDYYTAAKDNYQKGQVKYMLKNLEAGPHSLRLKAWDTHNNSTEEYIEFFVSIDAGLALEHVLNHPNPFSTNTTFHFDHNRVGQNLEIQVQIYTISGKLVKTLQTTSYASKAHVADISWNGRDEYNDVLARGVYVYRVSVRSQQDGSKASRFEKLVILN; translated from the coding sequence ATGATGATGCGGCCTCCCCGACTGGCTTATGTATGCGCGCTTTTCCTGCTGTGCTTACTGACGACGGCGCAGGCGCAGGCCCCAACAGCCACAGTCACGCTGCAATGGCAGGGACAGGCAGCTGTACTCCCCACGCACCACCCATCCGGCAAAGTCCCTACATTTACAGGCGCCTCCGTGGATGCGGTGGAAGGACTGCCGTACTTCCGCCTGCAACTGCCGGGCGTCCATGCCTCCAACTTCCAATTGAAAGACACGCAGTACCAAGCCTTCACCCCGGAGGAGCAGAAACTCCTGGACATATATAAATTCCTATCCGAGCCGCAGGTATATATAAACCCTGCCACGCAGCACAGGCAGCCGGTCAGCCTGATAACCATTCTTCCCATCCGGCGCAACCCGAACAGCAACCAGTTGGAGAAGCTGGTGCGCTTCCGTTATTCCTATACCGCCAACGGCACCAACACCACGCAAGCCCGCACGGCCAGTGCCAGCAGCTTTGCAGCTAATTCGGTGCTCCGTAGCGGGGAGTGGTATAAACTGGCCGTGACGGCATCGGGCATATATAAAATTGATAAAAGCGTGCTGCAGGCGCTGGGCCTAAACACCCAAAATATCGACCCGAAGAAGCTGCAGGTGTATGGCAACGGCGGCGGTATGCTGCCCCAGCCCAACAGCGCCCCCCGCCCCGACGACCTGCAGGAGAACGCCATTGTGGTGGCAGGCGAGGCGGACGGGAAGTTTGATGATGGGGATTATGCGCTGTTTTACGCGCAGGGGCCGCACACCTGGGCCTATGACACCACGCAGCAGCAGTTCCGGCATACCTACAACCTCTACTCCGACACCGCCTATTACTTTCTACGGGTTAATTATGAAGCTGGCTTACGGGTGGGCACCCGGGCCCCGGCACCCGGCGCCACCCAAACCATCAGCACCTATGAGGAGCACCTGTTTCATGAGCAGGATTTGAAGAATATGGTATACTCAGGCCGCGAGTGGTATGGCGAGGAGTTCAGCAGCTTCAGTGCCTCCCGCGATATTTCCTTTGCCGTGTCGGATGTGGCGCCGAATTCTGAAGTGCAGCTGACGGCGGCGCTGATGGCGAACTCCCCCGCCGCCTGCTCTTTTACCGTAAACCTGAACGGCCAGGAACTCGGCTCCCAGAGCATTCCCTCGCGCGGCACGTATGACTATCACCCGGAGGGCACCAACAGCACCATAACCTACACCCTCAACCAACAGGCCCTCGGCAACGCCACCGATTATAAAGTGAACCTGGCTTTCGGCACCGGCGGCAGTTCCACCTCCCTCGGCTACCTCAACTACCTGGAGCTTATATACAAGCGGCAGCTCAAGCTATATGGCGAGCAAACCAGTTTCCGGTCGGTGGCGAGTTTAGCCGCGCCGGTGAGCGCATTCAGCATAGCCGGGGCGCCAGCAGCAGCCACTGTGTGGGATGTGACGAACCCGCAGCACCCCGAGGCACAGCAACTCAGCAACGGCACTTTCAGCGCACCCACCGCTATACTCCGCGAGTTCGTGGTATTTGACGGCAGCAGCATCAGCGCAAAACCAACGGCCGTAGGCAAAGTGCCGAACCAGAATTTACACAGCGTCAACGCCGACGGCTCCCTCGACTTTGTGATTGTGGCGCACCCGGCTTTTCTGCAGGAGGCAAACCGGCTGGCGGCCCACCGGGCGCAGCACAGCAACCTGCAGGTGCAGGTGTTCACGCCGCAGCAGATCTACAACGAGTTCTCGTCCGGGGCGCAGGACGTAACCGCCATCCGCGACTTTATGCGCCTGGTACACAGCCGCAGCGGCAAGCGCGGAGATGACGTGCTCTACCTCCTGCTCTTCGGCGACGCCTCCTACGACTATAAAAACCGCATCCGCAACAACACCAACTTCGTGCCCATATATGAGTCGCGGGAGTCGCTGCACCCCATTAACAGCTACTCGTCGGAGGATTATTTCGGTTTTCTGGATGAGGAGGAGGGCGAGTGGGCGGAGAACACCTTGGGAGACCATCTGCTGGACATCGGCATTGGGCGGCTGCCGGTAAAATCAGCGGCGGAGGCGGCGACTGCCGTGAACAAAATCATCGCCTATGACAGCCCCGCCCATTTCGGAAGCTGGCGCAGCCGCATTACCTTTGTAGCCGACGACGGCGACCGCAACGAGCACCAGGACGACGCCGAGTACCTGGCCCGCTACGTGGAAAATAATTTCCCAACCTACACGCCCAACAAGGTATATATAGATTTATATCCGCAGCAGGCGGTTTCTAACGGCCAGCGGGTGCCGGAGGCCACCGAAGCCGTCAACCGGGCCGTGGAGCAGGGCTCGCTTATCATCAACTACACCGGGCATGGTAATGAGGTGAGCCTGGCGGCCGAGCAGATTCTGACGCTGCCCCAGGTCAACAACTGGACGAACAAGGACAAGTTGACTTTCTTCCTGACGGCCACCTGCGAGTTTGGCCGCTACGACGACCCGACCCGGGTATCGGCGGCGGAAACAGCCCTGCTGCTGGAGGGCGGCGGTGCCGTGGGCCTCGTCACCACCACCCGACCCGTGTACTCTACCGACAACCGGGTGTTGAACCGCAACTTCTTCAAATTCGCCCTCACGCCGCTGAATGGCCGTATGCCACGCCTCGGCGATTTGGTGCTCCGGACCAAGAACAACAGCATCACCGACTCCATCGGCGGCTCCACCGGCGTCAACAACCGCAACTTCTCGCTCCTCAGCGACCCCTCCATGCAACTGGCCTACCCGGCGCTGCAAGCACAGATAACGCATATAAACGGCACCGCAACCACCACAGACACTCTCAGTGCCCTGAGCAAAGTAACCCTGAAAGGCCATATAGCAGCAACTAACGGCAGCGTAGCCTCCGGTTTCAGCGGCGATCTGCACCTGACGGTATACGAGAAGCCGACCACCCGCTATACCCTCGGGGATGAAAGCTCGCAGAAAGTGCCGGTACAGGTGCGGGAGAATATTATATACGACGGCAAGGCCACCGTGCAGCAGGGGCAGTTCGAGACCACGTTTGTGGTGCCCAAAGACATCGCCTACGACTACGGCTCGGGCAAGATTTCGCTGTACGCCAGCAACAGCACCACCGACGCCATGGGCGCCAACCAATCCATTGTCATCGGCGGCACCGCCACCAACGTTCCCGCAGACAATCTCCCGCCCACTGTTAAGTTATATATGGATGATGAGTCTTTCGTGCATGGGGGCAGCACCGGCAGTACCACCACCCTGCTCGCCAACCTGTTCGACGACAACGGCATCAACACGGCGGGCATGGGCATCGGACACGAGATTACCGCCATCCTGGATGAAAATCCCGACAACCTCATTGTGTTGAACGACTATTACACCGCAGCAAAGGACAACTACCAGAAGGGCCAGGTAAAGTATATGCTGAAAAACCTGGAGGCGGGCCCGCACTCGCTCCGGCTGAAGGCCTGGGACACGCACAATAACTCTACAGAAGAATATATAGAGTTTTTTGTATCTATTGATGCCGGTCTTGCGTTAGAGCATGTGTTGAATCACCCAAACCCGTTTTCCACGAACACCACCTTCCACTTTGACCATAACAGAGTAGGCCAAAACCTCGAGATACAAGTGCAGATTTACACCATATCCGGCAAATTAGTAAAAACCCTGCAGACGACTTCTTATGCCAGCAAAGCCCATGTGGCGGACATTTCCTGGAATGGCCGGGACGAATACAATGATGTGCTTGCCCGCGGCGTTTATGTCTATAGGGTGAGTGTGCGTTCGCAGCAGGACGGCTCAAAAGCCTCCCGTTTCGAGAAACTTGTGATATTAAATTAG
- the porV gene encoding type IX secretion system outer membrane channel protein PorV has translation MYNKRQILKATAFAFALFSAPAAFAQTTTGQEVTAVTTAVPILTVAPDTRSAALGDAGVALSPDANAAYWNAAKLGFVENDMSVAFSYAKWLGNIVDDMSLNYLSGYKKLNETSALSVSLMYFDLGEIQFIDASQNPLQNYNPKEYAVSVAYGQALSENFSVGVAARFIHSNLAGDVNVSGSNIESQPGNTAAVDVGVYYNKDINQNLNLGLAANVSNIGGKIAYSENEDKSFLPTNLKVGTALTYNLDPYNSLTLVVDANKLLVPSPGADTDQSVVSGIFSSFGDAAGGGSEELKEVNFSTGVEYWYNELFAARAGYFYEHPEKGGRKYFSAGMGIRYQKFGLDAAYLVPGDQSNPLADTWRFTLALNLE, from the coding sequence ATGTACAATAAACGTCAGATTTTAAAGGCTACAGCGTTTGCATTCGCCTTGTTCTCAGCGCCTGCTGCTTTTGCACAAACCACTACCGGCCAGGAAGTTACCGCCGTAACCACAGCAGTTCCTATTCTCACGGTAGCGCCCGATACCCGCTCTGCGGCCCTGGGAGACGCCGGTGTGGCCCTGTCGCCGGACGCCAACGCAGCCTATTGGAACGCAGCCAAGCTGGGCTTTGTGGAAAATGACATGAGCGTGGCCTTCTCTTACGCCAAGTGGCTGGGCAATATCGTGGACGACATGTCGCTGAACTACCTGTCTGGCTATAAAAAGCTGAACGAAACCTCCGCTTTATCTGTGTCCTTGATGTATTTTGACCTGGGCGAGATACAGTTTATTGACGCCAGCCAGAATCCGCTGCAGAACTATAATCCCAAAGAGTATGCTGTTTCCGTGGCTTATGGCCAGGCCCTGAGCGAGAACTTCAGCGTGGGCGTGGCGGCCCGCTTCATCCACTCGAACCTTGCTGGCGACGTGAACGTGAGCGGGAGCAACATTGAGTCGCAGCCGGGAAACACGGCTGCCGTAGATGTGGGCGTGTATTACAACAAAGACATCAACCAGAACCTGAACCTGGGGCTGGCTGCCAACGTCTCCAATATAGGTGGTAAAATAGCCTACTCCGAAAACGAGGACAAGAGCTTCCTGCCCACCAACCTGAAAGTGGGTACGGCCCTGACATATAACTTGGATCCCTACAACTCCCTTACCCTGGTGGTGGATGCCAACAAGTTGCTGGTGCCGTCTCCGGGCGCTGACACGGACCAGAGCGTGGTGAGCGGCATTTTTTCCTCCTTTGGCGATGCTGCGGGCGGCGGAAGCGAGGAACTGAAGGAAGTGAATTTCTCGACGGGTGTGGAGTACTGGTATAACGAACTGTTTGCGGCCCGCGCCGGTTATTTCTATGAGCACCCCGAGAAAGGCGGCAGAAAGTACTTCTCAGCCGGTATGGGCATCCGTTACCAGAAGTTTGGCCTGGACGCCGCTTACCTTGTCCCCGGCGACCAGAGCAATCCGCTGGCAGACACCTGGCGATTCACACTCGCCCTGAACCTTGAATAG
- a CDS encoding M16 family metallopeptidase, translating to MLDRTKAPETYEIDAITLQVAEVTNLSNGARLHVIKSETQPVIRLDFVFKAGKWFEEKTGESDLAVKMLQEGTLNHTAKQIADKVAFYGASFENNHGYDRTEFTLYCLSKYVQELLPLVLDVLQNPAFPEEEYNLLKQRTIQNVKVQRQKNSYLATHSFTKQLFGEEHPYVFGFDEGALKTLTKEDLQQFYRNRFLTQELEVFACGAIDTPMQRYLEHGIQQLQLQPSKASYITAQKKAAVYAADKSSLVYMEDSLQSSIRMGRRFPHIKDKDYLQLLVLNEIFGGYFGSRLMRNIREDKGYTYGISSVISTKEKDSMFYIGTDVNYAVTDSTIEEIVKEMRLLQQVAVPEDELQTVKNYMLGKFLNDLNTIFEQCDRYKKVVLHDLPLSHYNEFVTTVRTTTAPELMQLAQRYLQPDELYTAVAGRKS from the coding sequence ATGCTTGATAGAACAAAAGCACCAGAAACATACGAAATAGATGCCATCACGCTCCAGGTTGCGGAGGTAACCAATCTGAGCAACGGAGCGAGGTTGCATGTCATCAAGAGCGAAACCCAGCCTGTCATCAGGCTGGATTTTGTTTTTAAAGCCGGGAAGTGGTTTGAGGAGAAAACTGGGGAATCTGACCTGGCCGTGAAGATGCTGCAAGAAGGCACCCTGAACCACACGGCAAAGCAGATTGCCGATAAAGTGGCTTTCTACGGCGCTTCGTTCGAAAATAACCACGGCTACGACCGCACCGAGTTCACGCTCTACTGCCTCTCTAAATATGTGCAGGAATTACTTCCGCTCGTGCTGGACGTACTGCAGAACCCTGCGTTTCCGGAGGAGGAATACAACCTTCTGAAGCAACGAACTATTCAGAACGTAAAGGTGCAGCGGCAGAAGAACAGCTACCTCGCCACGCACAGCTTCACCAAACAACTCTTCGGGGAGGAGCACCCCTATGTATTTGGCTTTGATGAGGGTGCTCTGAAGACGCTGACAAAGGAAGATTTGCAACAATTCTACAGGAACAGGTTCCTGACGCAGGAGTTAGAGGTATTTGCCTGCGGCGCGATAGATACGCCCATGCAGCGCTACCTGGAGCATGGAATTCAACAGCTACAACTACAGCCTTCTAAGGCGTCATATATAACCGCTCAGAAAAAAGCGGCCGTATATGCGGCAGATAAATCCAGCCTGGTCTATATGGAAGACAGCCTGCAGTCCTCTATCCGGATGGGGCGAAGGTTTCCTCATATAAAGGACAAGGACTACCTCCAGCTTTTAGTGTTGAATGAGATATTCGGCGGTTACTTCGGCTCCAGGCTGATGCGCAACATCCGGGAAGACAAAGGCTATACCTATGGCATCAGTTCTGTCATATCTACCAAAGAGAAAGACAGCATGTTCTATATAGGAACAGATGTGAACTATGCCGTCACAGATAGCACCATTGAGGAAATAGTGAAGGAGATGAGGCTGTTGCAGCAAGTGGCGGTGCCGGAGGATGAACTGCAGACCGTTAAGAACTACATGCTGGGTAAATTTTTGAACGACCTCAACACCATCTTCGAGCAATGCGACCGCTACAAGAAAGTGGTGCTACATGACCTGCCGCTGAGCCACTACAACGAGTTTGTGACGACTGTAAGAACAACTACCGCCCCAGAACTGATGCAATTGGCCCAACGCTACCTGCAGCCTGATGAACTATACACAGCTGTTGCCGGTCGCAAGTCCTAG